The DNA segment GATATCGGCGTCCGGCAGGTTGTTAACGTCCAGCCAGCGATACTCGACGTTCGACGCGGCGTACTGGTCTTTGGCGATCTTGAGGGCAGCTCGGGACTGATCGATAGCGACCACCTCGAACCGGTCGTCGTTTCCGAATCGGCTCTTCGTGACCGTTCCGTATCCACACCCTGCGTCGAGGACTCGATACGGTGGTTCGACACCGTGGTCCTGGAGACGATCGACGACCCGGTCGAGGTTCCGCTCGTCCTGTTCGCGATGAACTTTGGCGGACAGTTCGAGGCGGTCGTAATCGACCTCGACATCGTATTCGCTCGGTCCGTCGTGGTCACCGTCCTTCCCGAATGGCTGCCGCGGATCGGAGAGGAGCTCGTCCATCAGCCGGGAGAGGGACTGCTGGAGTCGGCTCTCGTACTCCTCCATCGTCGCGTACGTGAAGTACCCCGTCTGCCGGCACTCGTCTCTGAAGTCTTGGACCGCCGCGTACTGCTCCGGGTCGAGGGTACTCGTCGGGACGTTCTGTTCCGAAAAACCGAGTATCGACGGGACGCACCCATCGAAAGCTAGCTGTCGAACCGTATCGGTGAGACAATCACTCGACGTCCGCGCGTTTTCGACGGTGGTCCAGAACGTCCCCAGGACCGCGTCGATCTCCTCTTCGAGGTCCGCTGTTTCCAGGTTGAGGTGAACGGCCGACACCGGCTCCAGGTAGATATCTTGCGTGCGCCCGGTCGTCGAGTTCCAGTCGATGACGACGTCCCTCGCGACGCTCCGTTCCTGTTCGATATCGTCGCCCATCACCAGGAGGACCCGGTACACGGTGGCTTCGGTGGGCATCCTTGATTCCAGTACTAATCACTGGGCAAAATGAATGCCGGATTCGAAGCCGAGGAGAATTAGACGTCGGACGGATCGAACTCCTTGAGCTGGTCCTCTTCCTCGTCGAGTAACTCGGCCTCCAGGTATCGTCGACCGAGTCCCGTGAGACGATAGTACCCGCCCTTCTCGTCTTCCTTCTCGATGAGCCCTGCGGCGTTCAAGATTCGAACGCGCTGCTGGATCGTCCCCTTGGTCGGGTCCATGTTCTTGGCGATCGTCGCGGGAGGTGCCGTGAAATCGTCCAGTTCGTGCCCGTCGAGGAACTCGAGGACGTCGAGATCGCTC comes from the Halovivax cerinus genome and includes:
- a CDS encoding class I SAM-dependent methyltransferase — encoded protein: MPTEATVYRVLLVMGDDIEQERSVARDVVIDWNSTTGRTQDIYLEPVSAVHLNLETADLEEEIDAVLGTFWTTVENARTSSDCLTDTVRQLAFDGCVPSILGFSEQNVPTSTLDPEQYAAVQDFRDECRQTGYFTYATMEEYESRLQQSLSRLMDELLSDPRQPFGKDGDHDGPSEYDVEVDYDRLELSAKVHREQDERNLDRVVDRLQDHGVEPPYRVLDAGCGYGTVTKSRFGNDDRFEVVAIDQSRAALKIAKDQYAASNVEYRWLDVNNLPDADIGAFDLVFSAYLFHHLANQESVLSLLWDAVDDGGCLLVRSCDDGQHLHYPPDEEMEWLVEFTDDIPGSSDRTHGRRLPTQMKRLSPEPTDVWLDLKNYHTVGLSSSERREYWSVFHSNRLHYAKTRAERDEASVEERRLYEQMADAMDALKQKIVGNEHVFDVKSVPVVGAVK
- a CDS encoding ArsR family transcriptional regulator, producing the protein MSDLDVLEFLDGHELDDFTAPPATIAKNMDPTKGTIQQRVRILNAAGLIEKEDEKGGYYRLTGLGRRYLEAELLDEEEDQLKEFDPSDV